The Haloplanus sp. GDY1 genomic sequence GAGGATCTGGTCCCGTACGTCGACACCGACCTGATCGAGGGCGGCTTCTACAGCAAGGACGCCGGGACCTGTGACCCGCTCCGAGCCGCCGACCTGTACCGCCAGCGGGCCGCCGACCGGGGTGCGCTCCGGACCGCGCCGAACACGGCGGTGACCGACCTCCACGTCGAGGACGGCACGATCCGGGCCGTCGAGACCGACCGCGGCACGGTCGCCGCCGACGAGGTGGTCGTCGCGGCGGGGCTCTGGAGTCCGAAGATCGCCGACATGGCCGGCGTCGACATCCCGCTGACGCCCGCCGTCCACCAGATGGTCTCCGTCGGCCCCATCGAGCGCTTCGAGGAGGGCGAGGGCGAGATCAACTACCCCGTCGTCCGCGACATGGACACGCGGATGTACGAGCGCCAGCACGGCAACGACCTCGAGGTCGGCTCCTACGAACACCGGCCGATCCTGTGGGACGTCGACGACGTGCCCTCCATCGAGGAGGCGCCGCTGTCGCCGACCCAGCCGCCGCTCACCGAGGACGCCTTCGAGGACTCGATGCAACACGCCCTCGAGATCGTTCCGGACCTCCTCGACGATCCGAACGCGGGGATCCGCCACTCGATAGACGGGCTGCTGTCGGTCACGCCCGACGGCCATCCCCTCCTCGGTCCCGTTCCCGAGGTCGACGGGCTCTGGTCCTGTGCCGCCATCTGGATCAAGGAGGCCCCCGCCATCGCCCGCGAGGTGTCGAAGTGGATGACCAAGGGCCACCCCGACGTCGACATCGTCGCCCACGATCACGTCGCCCGCTTCGACGAGTACGGCGAGACCCGCGAGTTCGTCAAATCCCGTGCCCACGAGGGGTTCCAGAAGATCTACGGGATCGTCCACCCGCGCGAGCAGTGGGAGTCGGTTCGGCCGCTCCGGACGAGCGCGTTCTACCACCGCCAGCGGGACCTCGACGCCGAGTTCTTCGAGGCCGGCGGCTGGGAGCGCCCCCGCTGGTACGAGTCCAACGCGGACCTCGTCGAGGCGTACGAAGCGGAGATCGCCGACCTCCGGCGACCGAACGAGTGGGACAGCCGCTGGTGGTCCGAAATCGTTCTCGGCGAACACCTGCACCTGCGTGACGCGGTCGGGATGATCGGCGACACCGGCTTCGGCATCTTCGATATCGTCGGTAGCGACGCCGCCGCGAACATGGAGCGACTCTGTGTCGCCCCGATGGACATCGACGCCGGCGACGCCGCGTACACGCCGATCCTCGCGCCGAACGGCGGGTTCGTCGCCGACCTGACGGTCGCCCGGCTCGGCGAGAACCACTACCGCGTCATCACCGGCGGCGCACACGCCGGGCAGGACAAGACGTGGTTCCGCCGCCACCTGGACGGTGACGCCGAACTCCTCGGCCGCTCGTCGGAGCTGTGTACGCTGGGGGTCTGGGGACCGAACGCCGAGGCGCTGATGGACGAGGTCGCGGAGGAGCCGATGACCGCCGACTCGTTCGACTTCGCCGAGATGCGCGAGGTCACGATCGGCCCGGTGAACGCGACGGCGTTCCGGATCTCGTACGTCGGCGAGTTCGGGTGGGAGATCTACGCCCCGATGGACCGCGGGCAGCGCCTCTGGGACACCATCTACGAGGCCGGCCAGAAGCACGACGTCCGCCCGATCGGCACCGGCGTCTACGGCGAGACCGGCCGCATGGAGAAGGGGTATCGCCTGATCGGCGCGGACCTCGACATCGAGTACACGCCGGCGGAGGCCGGACTGACGCTCCACGGCATCAAGGACGCCGAGTTCGTCGGCAAGGACGCCTACGCCGCGGGGATCGACGGAGCGAACGCCGCGACGCTGTGTACGCTGTCGGTCGCGGATCACGCCCCCGACGGCGGCGAGCCCCGATTCATGACCGGCGGCGAACCGATCCTCGACGCCGACGGCGACGTCCTCGTCGACGAGGAGGGCCGGCGCTCCTACGTCACGTCGGCCGGCACCGGCCCCTCGGTCGGGGACCACCTCCTCCTGGCGTACCTGCCCCCCGAACACGCCACCGAGGGCGAGCGGCTGTGGGTGGAGTACTTCGGCCAGCAGTACCCCGTCGACGTCGAAGTCGTCGGCCACGGCGGCGTCTTCGACCCCGACGGCGACCGACTGTTCCGCAACGACTACTGACAATGGAGATACTCACGGCGATCAAACGGGTCCCGGAAACGGGATCGAAGGTGACGCTGACGGCGGATCGAACGGCAATCGACACCAGCTCGCTCGGGTTCACGGTCAGCCCCCACGAGGAGTGTGCCGTCGAGGCGGGCGTCCAGTTGGTCGAGGAGCACGGCGGCGCGGTCACCGCACTCACGCTCGGGAGCGCGGACGCGACCGAACAGCTCCGGTCGGCCATCGCGATGGGTGCCGACCACGGGATCCTGCTCGAAACCGACGAGCGGTGGGGGCCGGCCGCGACGGCCGACGCCATCGCGGCCGCGGCCGACGAGGACGGGACCGACTTCGACCTCCTCCTGTTCGGGAACGAGTCGGCCGACGCCGCGAACCACCAGGTCGGCGTCCGCGTCGCCGAGGCGCTCGATCTCCCCTGTGTCACCGGCGTCAAGGGGCTCGACGTGACCGACGGCACGGCGGTCGCCGAGCGGGAGATTCCCGGCGGAACCGAGGTCTACGAGGTGGCACTCCCGGCCGTCGTGACGGTCAAGGAGGGCACGAACGAGCCGCGCTACCCCTCGATGCGCGCGAAGATGCAGGCCCGGAAGACCGAGATCGACCGCCGCGACCCCGACCCGCGCGATGACGGACTCGAACTGGTGGCACTGGAGGTGCCGGAGACCGACGACAGCCCCGCCGAGATCCTCGGCGAGAGCCCCGACGCCGCGGCCGACGTCGTCGACGTCCTCGACGAACTGGAGGTGATCTGACGATGGTGCTCGTCGTCGTCGAACACGACGGCGGGGTGATCGACGACGCCTCCGCCCAGGCGCTCACGCTCGCACGCGACCTCGCGGCGGCGGTGGAAGAACCCCTCGAAGCCGTCGCCTTCGGCCCGGAGGCGGCGGGCGTGGCGGACGACGCCGGCGCCTACGGGGCCGCGGTCGTCAACGCCGTCGAGGGCGACGACCTCGACGACTACGCGCCCGAAGCGTACGCCCGAGCCGTCGTCCAGTGTGCCGAGGGGACTGGCAGCGACGCGGTCGTCGCCCCCGGCACCGACCGGGGGTCGGAGGTCCTCGCCCACGCGGCCGCGAAACTCGACGAGACGATGGCCGCGGAGGTCGTCGACGTCGCCCCCGACGGCGACGGCTACGAACTCACACGCCAGCGCTGGGGCGGGACGCTCCTCGAACACGCGCGACTCCACGCCGACACGAAGGTACTGACCGTCGCGCCGAACGAGGTGTCGGCGGTCCCGACCGACGACGGCCCGGCCGACGTGAACCCGTTCGCGCCGGACCTCGAAGCGGGCGACCTCCGCGTCCGCCGCACGCGCGTCGAGGAGTCGGACGTCGAGGGCGTCCCGCTGAGCGAGGCCCGCGTCGTCGTCGCCGGTGGTCGCGGCACCGACGGCGACTTCGAGGCGCTCGAGGAACTCGCGGACCGGCTCCCCGACGCCGCGGTCGGCTCCTCCCGCGCCGCGGTCAACGAGGGGTGGCGGCCACACGACGACCAGATCGGCCAGACCGGAGCCAAGATCGCCCCGGAGATCTACGTTCCCTGTGGCATCAGCGGCGCCGTCCAGCACATGGTCGGCTGCAAAGGCGCCGAAAACGTCCTCGCCGTCAACACCGATCCGGACGCGGCCATCGTCGGGAAGGCCGACTGGGCGGTCGTCGCCGACCTCCACGAGGTCGTTCCGGCGGTCACCGAGGAGCTGGAGCGGCGCACCGAGTGACGCACCCCCGTCGATCCGGCGGCTCCACACCGGACGCGGATCCGTCGTGTCACGGGGTGGCGCACTTTCTTGTGCTTCGGTGACAAATACCATGCGGTCGCTCGCTCGGGCGACCGATCCAGCATGGAGACGTACATCAGCCTCGTGAACTACACGGCCGAGGGCGTACAGCACATGGACGAGAGCCCGGACCGCCTCGACGCGGCCCGGGAGGTCGTGGAGTCGCTGGGGGGCGAACTCCGCGAGTTCTTCCTCACGATGGGGCAGTACGACGCCGTCGTCGTCATGGCGTTTCCGGACGCGGAGACGGCCACGCAGGCCGGCATCACGATCTCGGGCGAGGGTGCGGTCCGGACCGAAACCCTCCGCGCGTTCCCGGAGGACGAGTACCGCGAGTTGATCGCCGGGCTCCCCTGACCGACTCGTTTTTTGCCGTCGCCGCCCCGACTCGGAGCATGATCGACCTGCGATCCGACACGGTGACGAAGCCCTCCGACGCGATGCGCGACGCCGCCCGCGACGCCGACGTGGGCGACGACGTCTACCGCGACGACCCGACGGTGAACGAACTCGAACGCCGGGCGGCCGACCTCGTCGGCTGCGAGGCCGCGCTGTTCGTCCCGACGGGGACGATGGGCAATCAGGTCGCGGCGGCCGTCCACGCCGACCCCGGCAGCGAGGTCGTCGTCGACGACGAGGCCCACGTCGTCCGCTGGGAACTCGGCAACCTCGCGCAGGGCGCCGGCCTCCAGACCCGCACCGTCGACGCCGGCGACCGGGCGGTCCCCTCGCCCGCACAGATCCGCGACGGCAGCCACGACCGCGACCTCCACCGACCCGGGACCGGCCTCCTGTGGCTGGAGAACACGCACAACGCCCGCGGCGGCGTGGCCGTCCCCCGCGACCGGATCGAGGCGGCCGCCGAGGCCGCCGGGGACGTCCCCGTCCACCTGGACGGCGCCCGCCTGTTCAACGCCTGCGTCGCCCTCGACACCCCGCCCGCCGAGATGGTCGCGCCCGTCGACTCCGTCCTCTTCTGTCTCTCGAAGGGGCTCGGCGCCCCCGTCGGGTCGATGCTCGCGGGGAGCGAGGACTTCGTCGAGGCGGCCCGCCGGGTCCGGAAGCGCTACGGCGGCGGGATGCGGCAGGCCGGAATCGTCGCCGCGCCCGGCCTC encodes the following:
- a CDS encoding GcvT family protein; this encodes MSDDDFPSNAGTVIVGAGIVGSSLAGELAERGRDDVLLIDKGPLSDPGGSTGHASNFIFPVEHSKDMTRLTADSRDIYREFDTFTNSGGIEVARTDERMAELERRVVSAKSFGEAAELLTPSEVEDLVPYVDTDLIEGGFYSKDAGTCDPLRAADLYRQRAADRGALRTAPNTAVTDLHVEDGTIRAVETDRGTVAADEVVVAAGLWSPKIADMAGVDIPLTPAVHQMVSVGPIERFEEGEGEINYPVVRDMDTRMYERQHGNDLEVGSYEHRPILWDVDDVPSIEEAPLSPTQPPLTEDAFEDSMQHALEIVPDLLDDPNAGIRHSIDGLLSVTPDGHPLLGPVPEVDGLWSCAAIWIKEAPAIAREVSKWMTKGHPDVDIVAHDHVARFDEYGETREFVKSRAHEGFQKIYGIVHPREQWESVRPLRTSAFYHRQRDLDAEFFEAGGWERPRWYESNADLVEAYEAEIADLRRPNEWDSRWWSEIVLGEHLHLRDAVGMIGDTGFGIFDIVGSDAAANMERLCVAPMDIDAGDAAYTPILAPNGGFVADLTVARLGENHYRVITGGAHAGQDKTWFRRHLDGDAELLGRSSELCTLGVWGPNAEALMDEVAEEPMTADSFDFAEMREVTIGPVNATAFRISYVGEFGWEIYAPMDRGQRLWDTIYEAGQKHDVRPIGTGVYGETGRMEKGYRLIGADLDIEYTPAEAGLTLHGIKDAEFVGKDAYAAGIDGANAATLCTLSVADHAPDGGEPRFMTGGEPILDADGDVLVDEEGRRSYVTSAGTGPSVGDHLLLAYLPPEHATEGERLWVEYFGQQYPVDVEVVGHGGVFDPDGDRLFRNDY
- a CDS encoding electron transfer flavoprotein subunit beta/FixA family protein, whose protein sequence is MEILTAIKRVPETGSKVTLTADRTAIDTSSLGFTVSPHEECAVEAGVQLVEEHGGAVTALTLGSADATEQLRSAIAMGADHGILLETDERWGPAATADAIAAAADEDGTDFDLLLFGNESADAANHQVGVRVAEALDLPCVTGVKGLDVTDGTAVAEREIPGGTEVYEVALPAVVTVKEGTNEPRYPSMRAKMQARKTEIDRRDPDPRDDGLELVALEVPETDDSPAEILGESPDAAADVVDVLDELEVI
- a CDS encoding electron transfer flavoprotein subunit alpha/FixB family protein, with product MVLVVVEHDGGVIDDASAQALTLARDLAAAVEEPLEAVAFGPEAAGVADDAGAYGAAVVNAVEGDDLDDYAPEAYARAVVQCAEGTGSDAVVAPGTDRGSEVLAHAAAKLDETMAAEVVDVAPDGDGYELTRQRWGGTLLEHARLHADTKVLTVAPNEVSAVPTDDGPADVNPFAPDLEAGDLRVRRTRVEESDVEGVPLSEARVVVAGGRGTDGDFEALEELADRLPDAAVGSSRAAVNEGWRPHDDQIGQTGAKIAPEIYVPCGISGAVQHMVGCKGAENVLAVNTDPDAAIVGKADWAVVADLHEVVPAVTEELERRTE
- a CDS encoding GYD domain-containing protein, with amino-acid sequence METYISLVNYTAEGVQHMDESPDRLDAAREVVESLGGELREFFLTMGQYDAVVVMAFPDAETATQAGITISGEGAVRTETLRAFPEDEYRELIAGLP
- a CDS encoding threonine aldolase family protein, whose product is MIDLRSDTVTKPSDAMRDAARDADVGDDVYRDDPTVNELERRAADLVGCEAALFVPTGTMGNQVAAAVHADPGSEVVVDDEAHVVRWELGNLAQGAGLQTRTVDAGDRAVPSPAQIRDGSHDRDLHRPGTGLLWLENTHNARGGVAVPRDRIEAAAEAAGDVPVHLDGARLFNACVALDTPPAEMVAPVDSVLFCLSKGLGAPVGSMLAGSEDFVEAARRVRKRYGGGMRQAGIVAAPGLRALENRDRLATDHENAARLAAGLDAIDGVSARDPDTNIVVADVAGTGLDGAAFVDACAARDVACVPFGGTTVRFCTHLDVDGEDVDRAIERIAGVVESVA